cagggttgttgagaaagagaaacttaagtatgtagtacaccgctctgggctccttggaggaagagagggatataaatgtaataataataataataataataataataataataataataaatgttagtTACCAttcaggctactccagtcactcaTTGGCATTGAGACAAAGTTTCTCATGAGTAAACGTAAAGtttgccgtcaagttgatttcgactctgtggttttctttggttttcgagccctgtggttttcttgggtagcatacaggaggggttgaccattccctcctcctgtgcagtctgagatgatgcctttcagcatcttcctatatcactgctgcccaatacagaaccagcggggattcaaaccggcaactttctgcttgtttgtcaagcatttccctgctgcgctacttagtattcccactgaaatcaagggaCAACTTTACTGTGGGCATTTCACCCGCAGTCCACCATTCCTAAACAGCGATGTCAGAGACCAGAAAGGGGCCAACCACCCATGACTGCTATAAGAGAGACCCACAGAGCagtcaggaacacaggaagctgccatatactgaaccagaccatttgtcatctaattcagtattgtcttcagtaCTAAAGACAATACTGtcttcagcttctccaaggttgcaagcaggaatctctctcagcccctatcttagagaagccagggagggaacttgaaaccttctgctctacccagagtggctccatcccctgaggggaatatcttacagtgctcccatttctagtcccccattcatatgcaaccagggtggaccctgcttagctaaggggacaggtcatgcttgccaccacaagaccagctctcctcaatgtAGTAGATGTAGTACCTGGAAGACTTGTGGAATCCTCCCCCCCAACCCGGAATTAAAATGTCACAGCTATTGTGATGGGGGATGCACAGAGATTTGCAGAGATAAAGAGTTTCTCATGAGTAATGGGACAAACTCACTTCCATCACTGATTTCAGTAAGTCTGATTATGAGTAAGCAATCTTCAGTAAGATTGCTTATAACCAATATTTGGATGCAAGTTAGTGCGTGGAGTAGCCAGTCTCATAAATGCAACATTCaaatttgtgtgtgcacacacaccctctacaAGTTTAAGTCTTACAATTTGGGAGATAGGCTATTACTTTCATGGGgacacatccacactaagttactcataagcagtcttattggaATGGGCCAATTTTTCTTATCCTATGAATCTCAGTGGGAGTAcaaagtgctaattttctgaagcctgccggtccagctgaggggaggggcatgctgagtttcagcatgtagccagccaatcaggtgcaaaGGAGGAGGGTTTCcaccctcttttctctctttctgcagCAGACGCATTGCTGAGGATGTGTTGGCTTCAAGCAAACCTCACATGGGGAacaagttgtgcaactgcagtGTCCCCACCTCACCCTCACCCAGTAACCTGTCAAGTACTCCTAAGGGTATTGGTACTCACGACCTGTCTGACTTCGCTTACCAACTATAATAGAAGGTATCTCTTACAATCAAACAGTCATAAAGCTAGCCTTACCCACCGCAACTTTAGCTCCTTTGATTCATTTGGAGGAACCGTGACTGATTAAGCCCAGGGTTCAATAACCACACCTTTTAAAGCTTAAATTTTTTACTCAAAGAATTCAAGGCGTACAAGTAATTAAGGAATGGCAGTGCAGGGTTGAGCATGAACTGCTCAACCCTGGTTTCCAAATCGGCACAGATGCGAGCAACATGGAGAAAAACATTTCTTCAATGCCTCCATCACCACAGAGTAGTCCCGAAAATGGGTTCTAGTCCATGTTCGGTCAGATTCATCACAAGTCTTCCTCCAGCATCCTTCCAGCTGTTGTCTGAGTTGtgtcattgccctaagctcctcaGAAAAACAAGGAGCAGAAAAGTCTCCACCAATCTGAAGAAGGCGTTTAGGAggtcaggtagggagactgaagtgcaggtcaggtagggagactgaagaggACCACCACACTCCCTCCCCAACTCACAAGGTGAGGAAGGCTGCAGGACAaaactgagagagaccaaccccacgcAGCTCATCCAACCTGGCCatatccaaccaggtctccatcatacataccaggtcagcatgttcATCCACGAGAGATGTTTTACCATTTattgacctggcattcagcaatAGCCCCCTAACTCCAGAGCTCACTGGGGCTGCAGGACTGGGAGATGCGTTGGGAGAAAGGAACAGACCTCAGCTGGCTGGACCacttccccctgtaatggcctgcccaactcccactaccatatctccctctgcctgctacctgaGAAATCACCATCCCTGATCCTCCCCAATCTTCCGCTCTCCAAGACCCATTCCTCACCCAACTACCCCAGCTCCTATGTGTCCTCAGCACCCAGCCCAAACTCCCTTGATCAAGCAAGAACAACCCACAGCCATgcagccagctctcctccaggaaTGCTCTCACCAATCCTGGGCTTAGCAGAGCACTCTGACGGCCCACCCAAGTACCAGCCTCTGAGCTgaaggcgggtgtgtgtgtgtgtgtggtaatttAAATAAGGCTTCCTAGATGAGGCAAACGTAGAGCGAGAGCCCCACTCTTACCAATCCTCACTCTGCCGTCTCCCCACCTTGAAGCGATCATAGACGCCTCCACAGACAACTCAGGAGGGGAAAGACACAGAAACCTCCAACAGGCCACTAACGGCAATCCTAACCACATAAAATAGCCAACCCCGAGGAACAAGCTACTCTGGGTGGATGGTCGTAAAGTCCTTCCAATTCCTTCCACTTCCTCCAAAAGTCCTTCCAAAGTCCTCTTCTTGTTATACCAggtggtagctgctgctgctgcctgcataCCAAGCGGCTCCTGCTAACTGTGTCTGAGTGCTCTGCCTTAACCCATGTTGTCAAACATGAAGGGACAGTCCAAATGATCTTCCTGACGGTTGGGCCTCAGTCTGCGCACCCCAAGGTGGAGaaccacaaggacgagagcccttctGCTCTCGCCCATAGGCTGGTGGCAAGAGGCGGGCACCCCTGGCAAGAGGAGCTCTTATCAGCTAATCACctggaggggggaggagcagaGACAAACTGCCAGGGCCCCACGCAGCAGAGCATCTATCCCTTCCAATTATCTGTgtagagaaggaaaggaaaggaaaagagttcCTAAGAGGAAAAGCATCTTGGGGAAGAGCTccaggagagaggaaagagagaggaatgAGGCAAAggaggaatagcaatagcaatagcacttacatttatacagtggtccctctacttacgaaattaatccgttccgaatgcacatttgtaagtcgaaaaattcgtaagtcgaaaagcggtttcccataggaatgcattgggaacggattaatgcgttccagagcctagaaaaaagacccagacccccagtaaggcttgcaaactgcacaggaacatttcttttcaagaataaacaggcagtaaacaggcaggcaagtcaaggaaaccgcatgtaaaattcataagtcgaggaaaccccatctaaaaccagatctaaaactgctgtttgtaactcgaaaaatacttatgtcgagtagtttgtaagtcgagggaccactgtataccgctctatagccggagctatctaagcggtttacaatgatttagcatattgcctcccaacattctgggtactcattttaccgacctcggaaggatggaaggctgagtcaaccttgagcccctggtcaggattgaacttgtaaccttctggttacagggcggcagttttaccactgcgccaccagtgaaTGCGCCTAAGATTATCATGGGTCCCTTCGGTTTCACATTTCCATAGATATTAGGATCCAATTATTCTGCTTTGATCACACAACTTGGAGATTATAATTTCCACAGTTCGTTCAGTCCActtcttaatagggatgtgcatgaaccggttcggtggtTCATTCCTGGAccgccgaactggtttgaaagacTGATGTTCAAGCCAATTTGAAGGAGTGTCTGTttgggggggatagctttaaagaTCGGGGAGAGCACTCTTACCACCCCATCGCGTTTCCCCAGCCAGCGCTATCTTTAAAATCGCTGGCATGGGGCAGCTGTGTACATCCTTGCTGCCCTGGCCagcataataccagaagtggctggtgctcagcatttatatggtttctccccagtatgggatCCTTTATGTCTGATAAGGTTTCcgctccgactgaagctctttccacactccaagcattgatatggtttctctccagtgtgggctcTTTTATGAATGGTAAGGTAtgtgctctgactgaagctccttccacactctaagcatttatatggtttctccccagtatgggatctttgatggctagtaagggttccgctctgactgaagctctttccacactccaaacatttatatggtttttctaccgtgtggactctttgatgccTAGTACGAGTTGCACTGtcactgaagctccttccacactctaagcatttatatggtttctccccagtatgggctctttgatggctagtaagggttccgctctgactgaagctctttccacactccaaacatttatatggtttttctcccgTATGGACTCTTTGATGCCTAGTATGAGTTGCactgtcactgaagctctttccacactctaagcatttatatggtttctctccagtatgggttctttgatggctagtaagatttctgctgtcactgaagctctttccacactccaagcatttatatggtttctccccagtatgggttctttgatgcctagtaagatgtacgctctgactgaagctctttccacactctaagcatgtatatggtttctccccagcaTGGGCTCTTAGATggctagtaagatgtccactccgactgaagctctttccacactccaagcatttatatggtttctctccagtgtgagctctttgatgcacagtaagatgtccgctctgactgaaactctttccacactctaagcatttatatggtttctctccagtatgggttctttgatggctagtaagatttctgctgtcactgaagctctttccacactccaagcatttatatggtttctccccagtatgggttctttgatgcctagtaagatgtacgctctgactgaagctctttccacactctaagcatgtatatggtttctctcctgtgtgcttTTCCCACTGAGGTGGTAAGCTTGGTTCAGAACAGAAGATTTTCCTTCTCAGAGGGCACATtctcctttctgtttctttctccatTCTTTTTTGGATTCTGATGTTATAGACTTTGCCATTATGAGATCCATTTCTGTACTTCTGTTTTGCTTCAGTTTTCATTCTCtgttttcccctctctttccAGTTGGCACCACCCAACAATCCTCCGTTGCAAATTCCCTCTGTATTCCTCTCTCTACTGTCATCTGCTAGAATGAAGAGAGAAAATTGGTCAGAGCCTGGGATGGAAACGGAGCCACCGATCACTGATCagcctgcaactgggattgagcggcattgtgcctctgaggctgtatgTGGcccatagctaccagactagtagctattgatagacctgtcctccatgcatttgtctaagccccttttaaagacatccaagctggtggccatcaccacatctcatggcaatgaattccatagatgaGAAAAATTTATCTTTGTTCACCTTCTCCACggcatgcatcattttatacacctttatcatgtctccctttagtcgcctcttttccaaacccccgcagggttcggtcttgtcccccatgctgtttaacatctacatgaagccgctgggagaggtcatccggggatttggactgagttgtcagcaatatgcggatgacactcagctctatctctccttgtcatctgatcctagggaggcggcggatgtcctgaattgggggctggaggccgtgatgggttggatgtgggctaacaaactgaaattgaatctggataagatggaggtactgttggtcagtaggagagccaatcgggatgaggagattttaccggttctggatggggttgcactcctcttgaagaagcaagtacgcagcttcggtgtactactggacccggctctgcttttggatgctcaggtggaggtggtggccaggggtgcctttgcacggcttcggctggtgcgccagctgcatccctttctcgagaaggcagatctggccacagttacccacgccttagtcacgtcgcggctggattactgtaacgcgctctacgtggggctgcccttgaagaatatccggaaactgcagctagtgcaaaacgcggcagcgagggttttgtccagagctgccccttgggaacatatcacccccattttgaaagagctgcactggctcgtttccgggtccaattcaaggtgctggttttgacctttaaagcccttaatggtttgggcccggggtatttgagggaccgcctgctcccaagggttgctgcctgcttgacgaggacatctgagggggccctgctccgggtgccgacaatgagagagtcacggctgtcatgcactcgggacagggccttctctgttgctgcccccagactctggaatgctctcccagtggccattcgttccttggactccatcacggcttttagaaagcttttaaagacttggctttttacccaggcttttacataatcatttttactgctgcttctgtgtgtttttatctgttgtattgttttatgcctgtttttatatgtttttatacttttagcatgatgtttttattgtctttttattgtatgtttttaacttttgtaaaccgccttggggttatcttttaacgaaaggcggtatataaatgcaaaaaaataaagaaagaaagaaaaagctccagatgccatAGCCtcatctcataaggaaggtgctccaggcccatgataatcttggttgccctcttcaacCATAAAGGAGAGGATATAAGGTTCTGGTGTGTAgaaaaaaattggaagcacaagGATAATATCAATAGTATATTACTGTTTCAAACATTTCTGGATCCACACACTGAAAACCTGGACCACATTTGGATTAAATGAGAAGGTTAATTGGATTTAGAATGCATATGAATATGCATATGTCCTggtcttaccttcaaagccttgcagggtttggcacctgtttaccaaCAGAAccgcctctcctatccagttacatcTCGTCCTGTTAGAttatttcagatggcccttttgccagtccctgattttcgagaggttcggagttctaagacccgcgaaagggccttttcgattgctgccccacttctttggaattctcttcagattcgtctagccccctctttactggtctttaaatctttactgaagacctttcttttccaccaggcatttgccctgtagtttactctatttccttttcattatctattttagtgTGTTAACCtttgtgtttttttggttttttaaaaatttgatagtaatttttaatgttaccttatttacatgtcattgtacaccgcccggagtctttggagtgggcggtatattaaatgtttctaataaataaataaataaatgtagagtTCTGGCCATTGCTAGAGATCTGTTGAGATACATGATCTTTATGGAGAGGCATTATAAGTCAGAAATCTGTAAACCCTTTGGAAAACTGGATCCCTATTTAGCTTCAGATTAACTAGGTATTCATATGGTTTATGAATTGGTCTTTTTattcaggggcgcacctaggatCAATagcagcccagacctgaagggcttcggaggcctTCCCACATCGCCCCCTCCATGAGCCTCACcttcttttagttttttaaagccctgctgctgccccgctactgctcctctctctgggtaggggggctccccagagccccgccACTGCCCCTTGCCGATATTAGTCATCTTCAccgccggggtggggggtgagctatGAGTGGAGTAGGATGCCCCCATGCAGCAGCAGTCTGTCCAGCgggcatgcctgcacagtgtgTATATGGAATGTTGTATGCCGTGACTTCACCAGCATGCGACGTTCCATATTGATACTGCGCTGGTGCGCCCGCTGGACAGGCTGCCAGTGCAGGAGGCCTCCCTCCCaattcagaggcaggaggccacggaccaggtcCCCAAAGTCCGTGACTAAATCTGCCTGTGTTTTTATGCAAAGATATACACTGTTTATATCATAGCACCCAAGAATCAGGTATATATTGACTCCCCTTGGGAATAATGTTTTTTGAGCCTGCAGCATTTCATTTGAGTCAGGTTTTTAAGTACTTCCAGAATGAGATTTTGTCTATCATAGGCCTCATGAGGCCCAGGTGGCCC
Above is a window of Hemicordylus capensis ecotype Gifberg chromosome 2, rHemCap1.1.pri, whole genome shotgun sequence DNA encoding:
- the LOC128345481 gene encoding zinc finger protein 135-like, coding for MKTEAKQKYRNGSHNGKVYNIRIQKRMEKETERRMCPLRRKIFCSEPSLPPQWEKHTGEKPYTCLECGKSFSQSVHLTRHQRTHTGEKPYKCLECGKSFSDSRNLTSHQRTHTGEKPYKCLECGKSFSQSGHLTVHQRAHTGEKPYKCLECGKSFSRSGHLTSHLRAHAGEKPYTCLECGKSFSQSVHLTRHQRTHTGEKPYKCLECGKSFSDSRNLTSHQRTHTGEKPYKCLECGKSFSDSATHTRHQRVHTGEKPYKCLECGKSFSQSGTLTSHQRAHTGEKPYKCLECGRSFSDSATRTRHQRVHTVEKPYKCLECGKSFSQSGTLTSHQRSHTGEKPYKCLECGRSFSQSTYLTIHKRAHTGEKPYQCLECGKSFSRSGNLIRHKGSHTGEKPYKC